The Trinickia caryophylli genomic sequence TTGCGCCGCGAGGGCCCCAAGGCGAAGCCGAGCGCGAGCAGCACGAGCGAGACCGCCAGCACGGTGTTGTTGCCGCTCGCGATATAAGGCGTGCGGCCGGCCGTGCCCTGCACGTGCACGTCGAGCGCGCCTTGCGTCATCGTGGGCAGCCGCGCCGTGACGCGGCCGCGCGCGTCGATGGCCGCCGTCGCGCCGGTATTGGTGGCGGCGATCAACGGGCGGCCCGTTTCGAGCGTGCGCATGCGCGCCATCTGCAGATGCTGGTCGAGCGCGATCGTGTTGCCGAACCAGGCGAGGTTCGACACGTTCACGAGAACGCCCGCGGGCACCGGCGCAAGACGCAGCCGGCGGGCGATTTCCTCGCCGAAGATGTCCTCGTAGCAGATGTCGACATCGACAGGCTGATTGCGAACCATGAACGGTGGCTGCACGACCTTGCCGCGGGCGAGGTCGCCGAGCGGAATGTTCATCAGCTCCACGAACCAGTGGAAACCAAGCGGCACGAATTCGCCGAAAGGCACGAGGTGGTGCTTGTCGTAGCGATAGAGCAGATCCGTTTTCGGCGTGAGGCCGAAGAGGCTGTTGGTCGGATCGGTGAGGCGGCCGTCCTGCTGCACGGTGGCGCCGAATGCACCGAGCAGCACGGCGGTGCCCGTGCTGTCGGCGAAAGTGCGCACGGCGCGGCCGAAACTTTCGGGAAACTGCTGCGGCAGGAGGGGCACGGCCGTTTCCGGGGTGACGACCAGATCGGCCGGCCGCTCGGTGATCATCTTCTGATAAAGCGCGACGGCGGCTGCGACGCCCGCCTCGTCGAATTTCATTTCCTGCTTCACGTTTCCTTGCAGGATCCGTACGTCGAGCGGCGCGTTCGCGGGGAGCGTCCAGCTCACGTGTGCAAGCCCGAAGCCCGCGGCGACGAGGGCCAGCGCCAGCGCTGCCGGCCAGGCGGCCGCGGCGCGGTGCGAGGAGGGTGCGATGAAAAAACGATGGAGCGCCTGCACGACGAGCGCGGCCGCGAGCGCCGTCACCCAGCCCACGCCATAGACGCCCGCAACGGGCGCGAAGCCGGCAAACGGGCCGTCCACCTGCGCGTAGCCGCTTGCAAGCCATGGGAATCCGGTGAAGACGATGCCGCGCAGCCATTCGCTCAGTGCCCAAGCGCTCGCGAAGGCGAACGCGCCGTGCCACGTCGGCGAGAACGGCCGTGCGTCGCGCTCCCTGCGTCCGTTGCGCTCGTGGCCGGCGCACAGCGACCAGATCGCGGCGGCAAGGGCCGGATAGAGCGCGAGATAGAGCGAGAACAGCACGAGCGCCGCTGCGGCAAGAGGGGCTGCCATGCCGCCGTAGTCGTGCATGCTGACGTAAAGCCACCAGATGCCCGTGACGAAGTTGCCGAAGCCGAAGGCGCCGGCTGTCAGCGCCGCGCTCTTCCAGCGCTTCGTGCGTGAAAGCCACGCATAGAGAAACGCGAGCAGCGCCAGCTCGAGCCAGCCGCCATGCGGTGTCGGTGCGAACGACAGCGTGTTGGCGGCGCCGGCCGCCAGCGCGGCAACATAGTGCAGGCGGCTTTGCGTGCCGCTTGCCTGCGGTGCCGTATCGGCGCTGCCCGCTTTGCGCAAGCCTGCGCGCTGGCGCAGGCGGGGGGAGATCGGTTCTGCCATGAAGCGAGTGTCGTTCGTTGTCTGCAAGGCCGATGTCGATCGCGCCTCATTGCACGGCGGCGCCGTCACTGCGGTGACCGCCGTCAAGCGGGTGCCGGGGGGGCGCGGCGCGTCAGGTTTGCACGTGCTGCGCTTCGCGTTCGCGCTGCCCGGCGAGCGGGTCGCGCCGCACGAGCAGCATGTGGATCTGGCGCGCGTCGGCGCGCAGGATTTCGAAGATGAGGTCGTCGATGCGTGCACGTTCGCCGCGATGCGGCACGCGACCGAAATGATGGGTGACGAGACCGCCTATCGTGTCGACTTCGTCATCGGAGAACTGCGTGCCGAACGTTTCGTTGAACTG encodes the following:
- the lnt gene encoding apolipoprotein N-acyltransferase; this encodes MAEPISPRLRQRAGLRKAGSADTAPQASGTQSRLHYVAALAAGAANTLSFAPTPHGGWLELALLAFLYAWLSRTKRWKSAALTAGAFGFGNFVTGIWWLYVSMHDYGGMAAPLAAAALVLFSLYLALYPALAAAIWSLCAGHERNGRRERDARPFSPTWHGAFAFASAWALSEWLRGIVFTGFPWLASGYAQVDGPFAGFAPVAGVYGVGWVTALAAALVVQALHRFFIAPSSHRAAAAWPAALALALVAAGFGLAHVSWTLPANAPLDVRILQGNVKQEMKFDEAGVAAAVALYQKMITERPADLVVTPETAVPLLPQQFPESFGRAVRTFADSTGTAVLLGAFGATVQQDGRLTDPTNSLFGLTPKTDLLYRYDKHHLVPFGEFVPLGFHWFVELMNIPLGDLARGKVVQPPFMVRNQPVDVDICYEDIFGEEIARRLRLAPVPAGVLVNVSNLAWFGNTIALDQHLQMARMRTLETGRPLIAATNTGATAAIDARGRVTARLPTMTQGALDVHVQGTAGRTPYIASGNNTVLAVSLVLLALGFALGPSRRKGGN